The Streptomyces pactum genome contains a region encoding:
- a CDS encoding TetR family transcriptional regulator translates to MDNPGTAASGTSGTAGSARRAATPPLTARQRERRRRILHATARLACRGGFEAVQMREVAESSQVALGTLYRYFPSKVHLLVATMHDQLERLHGTLRKSPPAGETAADRVAQTLMRAFGALQREPRLAEAMARALTFADRGVSPEVDQVSRQTTAIILDAMGGLDNPTPEQLSAVRVIEHTWLSTLITWLSGRASLAQVRVDIETVCRLIDLTEAGGHGRAPRSGPDASG, encoded by the coding sequence GTGGACAACCCGGGAACGGCAGCCTCCGGTACTTCCGGCACCGCCGGTTCCGCGCGCCGCGCCGCCACCCCGCCCCTCACCGCACGGCAGCGGGAGCGCCGCCGCCGCATCCTGCACGCGACCGCCCGGCTGGCCTGCCGGGGCGGCTTCGAGGCGGTGCAGATGCGCGAGGTCGCGGAGTCGTCGCAGGTCGCCCTGGGCACCCTGTACCGCTACTTCCCGTCCAAGGTCCATCTGCTGGTCGCCACCATGCACGACCAGTTGGAGCGGCTGCACGGCACCCTGCGCAAGAGCCCGCCGGCCGGCGAGACGGCCGCGGACCGGGTGGCGCAGACCCTGATGCGGGCCTTCGGCGCGCTGCAGCGCGAGCCCCGGCTGGCCGAGGCGATGGCCCGCGCCCTGACCTTCGCCGACCGCGGCGTCTCGCCGGAGGTCGACCAGGTCTCCCGGCAGACCACGGCGATCATCCTGGACGCGATGGGCGGTCTGGACAACCCCACCCCCGAGCAGCTCTCCGCGGTCCGCGTCATCGAGCACACCTGGCTCTCGACCCTGATCACCTGGCTCTCCGGCCGCGCCTCCCTCGCCCAGGTACGGGTGGACATCGAGACGGTGTGCCGGCTGATCGACCTGACGGAGGCCGGGGGGCACGGGCGGGCGCCCCGGTCCGGCCCCGACGCCTCCGGGTAA
- a CDS encoding glycosyltransferase family 4 protein — protein MTAEASQTGPRPEPAADGLRPLRIALLTYKGNPFCGGQGVYVRHLSRELARLGHRVEVIGAQPYPVLDVLDGGHGERLSLTELPSLDLYRQPDPFRTPKRGEYRDWIDALEVGTMWTGGFPEPLTFSLRARRHLRARRGDFDVVHDNQTLGYGLLGDVGAPLVTTIHHPITVDRQLELDAADGRKRRYSVRRWYAFTRMQKRVARRLPSVLTVSGTSRQEIIDHLGVRDDRVHVVHIGADTDLFSPDPSVPRVPGRIVTTSSADVPLKGLVFLVEALAKARTEHPRAHLVVVGKRPAEGPVAQAVERYGLEGAVEFVKGISDAELVDLVRSAEVACVPSLYEGFSLPAAEAMATGTALLATTGGAVPEVAGRDGETCLAVPPGDAGALAAGLNRLLGDRELRARLGAAGRERVLRHFTWARAAEGTAARYREAIGPAATTPRTVSAAPTTSDTGVYPESRATC, from the coding sequence GTGACCGCTGAGGCCAGTCAGACGGGTCCCCGTCCGGAGCCCGCCGCCGACGGCTTGCGACCGCTCCGCATCGCACTCCTCACCTACAAGGGGAACCCGTTCTGCGGCGGCCAGGGCGTCTACGTCCGCCACCTCTCCCGCGAACTGGCCCGCCTCGGCCACCGGGTCGAGGTCATCGGCGCCCAGCCGTACCCCGTCCTCGACGTGCTCGACGGGGGCCACGGCGAACGGCTGTCCCTCACCGAGCTGCCCAGCCTCGACCTCTACCGCCAGCCCGATCCCTTCCGCACCCCCAAGCGGGGCGAGTACCGCGACTGGATCGACGCGCTGGAGGTCGGCACCATGTGGACCGGCGGCTTCCCCGAACCCCTGACGTTCTCGCTGCGCGCCCGCCGCCATCTGCGCGCCCGGCGCGGCGACTTCGACGTCGTGCACGACAACCAGACCCTCGGCTACGGGCTGCTCGGTGACGTGGGTGCCCCCCTCGTCACCACGATCCACCACCCCATCACCGTCGACCGGCAACTGGAGCTCGACGCCGCCGACGGCCGCAAGCGCCGGTACTCCGTGCGCCGTTGGTACGCCTTCACCCGCATGCAGAAGCGCGTCGCGCGCCGCCTGCCCTCCGTGCTCACCGTCTCCGGCACCTCCCGCCAGGAGATCATCGACCACCTCGGGGTACGGGACGACCGCGTCCACGTCGTGCACATCGGCGCCGACACCGACCTGTTCTCGCCCGACCCGTCGGTGCCGCGGGTGCCGGGCCGGATCGTGACCACGTCCAGCGCGGACGTGCCGCTCAAGGGCCTGGTCTTCCTCGTCGAGGCGCTGGCCAAGGCGCGCACCGAGCACCCCCGGGCCCACCTCGTCGTCGTCGGCAAGCGGCCCGCCGAGGGACCCGTCGCCCAGGCGGTCGAGCGGTACGGCCTCGAAGGCGCCGTCGAGTTCGTCAAGGGCATCTCGGACGCCGAACTGGTCGACCTGGTGCGGTCGGCCGAGGTCGCGTGCGTGCCGTCGCTGTACGAGGGGTTCTCGCTGCCGGCCGCCGAGGCCATGGCGACCGGCACGGCGCTGCTCGCCACGACCGGCGGGGCCGTCCCGGAGGTCGCCGGCCGCGACGGCGAGACCTGCCTGGCGGTGCCGCCGGGTGACGCGGGCGCGCTGGCGGCCGGACTGAACCGGCTGCTCGGCGACCGGGAACTGAGGGCCCGGCTCGGCGCGGCCGGACGCGAGCGCGTGCTGCGGCACTTCACCTGGGCCCGGGCCGCCGAGGGTACGGCCGCCCGCTACCGCGAGGCCATCGGTCCCGCCGCGACCACCCCGAGGACCGTTTCCGCGGCCCCGACCACCAGTGACACCGGCGTCTACCCCGAAAGCAGGGCCACGTGCTGA
- a CDS encoding class I SAM-dependent methyltransferase, which produces MLTVDFSRFPLAPGDRVLDLGCGAGRHAFECYRRGAQVVALDRNAEEIREVAQWFAAMKEAGEAPAGATATAMEGDALALPFPDESFDVVIISEVMEHIHDDKGVLAEMVRVLRPGGRIAITVPRYGPEKVCWTLSDAYHEVEGGHIRIYKADQLLARIREAGLKPYGTHHAHALHSPYWWLKCAFGVDNDKALPVRAYHKLLVWDIMKKPLATRVAEQALNPLIGKSFVAYATKPHLPPVDAA; this is translated from the coding sequence GTGCTGACCGTCGACTTCTCCAGGTTCCCGCTCGCCCCGGGCGACCGCGTACTGGACCTCGGCTGCGGCGCCGGCCGGCACGCGTTCGAGTGCTACCGGCGCGGCGCCCAGGTCGTCGCGCTGGACCGGAACGCCGAGGAGATCCGCGAGGTCGCCCAGTGGTTCGCGGCGATGAAGGAGGCCGGCGAGGCCCCGGCCGGCGCCACCGCCACCGCGATGGAGGGCGACGCGCTGGCCCTGCCCTTCCCGGACGAGTCCTTCGACGTCGTCATCATCTCCGAGGTGATGGAGCACATCCACGACGACAAGGGCGTCCTCGCCGAGATGGTCCGCGTCCTCAGGCCCGGCGGACGCATCGCGATCACCGTGCCGCGCTACGGCCCCGAGAAGGTCTGCTGGACGCTCTCCGACGCCTACCACGAGGTCGAGGGCGGCCACATCCGCATCTACAAGGCCGACCAGCTCCTCGCCCGAATCCGCGAAGCCGGCCTCAAGCCCTACGGCACCCACCACGCGCACGCGCTGCACTCGCCGTACTGGTGGCTGAAGTGCGCGTTCGGCGTCGACAACGACAAGGCGCTGCCGGTACGGGCGTACCACAAGCTGCTGGTCTGGGACATCATGAAGAAGCCGCTGGCGACGCGGGTCGCCGAGCAGGCGCTGAACCCGCTGATCGGCAAGAGCTTCGTGGCCTACGCCACCAAGCCGCACCTGCCGCCGGTGGACGCCGCGTGA
- a CDS encoding prenyltransferase/squalene oxidase repeat-containing protein, whose amino-acid sequence MTSPRSPRTPRTEHLVLPGVLTDAEAATTVRGILAEQREDGAIPWFRGHHLDPWDHVEAAMALDAAGEHEAAERAYEWLARHQNPDGSWYAAYADGDFADVTDRGRETNFVAYVAVGVWHHHLATGDDPFLDRMWPVVHAAVEFVLRLQQPGGQIGWRRDDDGTDTTDALLTGSSSVHHALRCALAIAEQREEPQPDWELAAGALRHAIRRHPERFLDKGRYSMDWYYPVLGGALTGTEARSRIAESWDRFVVPDLGVRCVVPNPWVTGGESAELALALWAVGESDHALAVLQSIQHLRDPDSGLYWTGYVFEDDAIWPRELTTWTAGSLLLAVAALGGHEATCQVFSGDRLPRGLDPDCCV is encoded by the coding sequence GTGACGTCGCCCCGCAGTCCTCGCACGCCCCGCACCGAGCACCTCGTCCTGCCCGGTGTCCTCACCGACGCCGAGGCCGCCACCACCGTCCGCGGCATCCTCGCCGAGCAGCGGGAGGACGGCGCCATCCCGTGGTTCCGCGGGCACCACCTCGACCCGTGGGACCACGTCGAGGCGGCGATGGCCCTGGACGCGGCCGGCGAACACGAGGCCGCCGAGCGCGCCTACGAGTGGCTGGCCCGGCACCAGAACCCGGACGGCTCCTGGTACGCCGCCTACGCCGACGGCGACTTCGCCGACGTCACCGACCGCGGCCGGGAGACCAACTTCGTCGCCTACGTCGCCGTCGGCGTCTGGCACCACCACCTCGCCACCGGCGACGACCCGTTCCTGGACCGGATGTGGCCCGTCGTCCACGCGGCCGTCGAGTTCGTGCTGCGCCTCCAGCAGCCCGGCGGGCAGATCGGCTGGCGACGCGACGACGACGGCACGGACACCACGGACGCCCTGCTGACCGGCAGTTCGTCCGTCCACCACGCGCTGCGCTGCGCGCTCGCCATCGCCGAGCAGCGCGAAGAGCCGCAGCCCGACTGGGAGTTGGCCGCGGGCGCGCTCAGGCACGCCATCCGCCGCCACCCGGAGCGGTTCCTGGACAAGGGCCGCTACTCGATGGACTGGTACTACCCCGTGCTGGGCGGCGCGCTGACCGGTACGGAGGCCAGGTCCCGCATCGCGGAGAGCTGGGACCGCTTCGTGGTCCCGGACCTCGGCGTGCGCTGCGTCGTCCCCAATCCCTGGGTCACGGGCGGCGAGTCGGCCGAACTCGCCCTCGCACTGTGGGCGGTGGGCGAGTCCGACCACGCCCTGGCGGTCCTCCAGTCGATCCAGCACCTGCGCGACCCCGACAGCGGCCTGTACTGGACGGGCTACGTCTTCGAGGACGACGCGATCTGGCCGCGCGAACTGACCACCTGGACGGCCGGCTCCCTGCTCCTCGCCGTCGCCGCCCTCGGCGGCCACGAGGCCACCTGCCAGGTCTTCTCCGGCGACCGCCTGCCGAGGGGACTGGACCCGGACTGCTGCGTCTGA